In the Diprion similis isolate iyDipSimi1 chromosome 2, iyDipSimi1.1, whole genome shotgun sequence genome, one interval contains:
- the LOC124416332 gene encoding kinesin-like protein unc-104 isoform X19, which translates to MSSVKVAVRVRPFNNRELSREAQCIIDMVGNTTSIINPKAPPGTKDAIKSFNYDYSYFSMDPNDENYSSQIMVYKDIGEEMLQHAFEGYNVCIFAYGQTGAGKSYTMMGKQEEGQEGIIPQICDDLFRKISRNSSDHLKYSVEVSYMEIYCERVRDLLNPKNKGNLRVREHPLLGPYVEDLSKLAVMSYQDIHDLIDEGNKARTVAATNMNETSSRSHAVFTIFFTQQRHDSTTDLITEKVSKISLVDLAGSERADSTGAKGTRLKEGANINKSLTTLGKVISALAEIATKKKKKADFIPYRDSVLTWLLRENLGGNSKTAMIAAVSPADINYDETLSTLRYADRAKQIVCKAVVNEDANAKLIRELKEEIQKLRELLKQEGIDVQEGPDGKVTYEKKEPRDEPQTMKTSKREDDIKETRQRVPSHPASAIAEEAVDQLQASEKLIAELNETWEDKLKRTESIRLQREAVFAEMGVAVKEDGMTVGVFSPKKTPHLVNLNEDPFMSECLIYYIKDGFTRIGSAEANIPQDIQLCGPHILSEHCVFENHEGIITLMPKKGALIYVNGREITEPIVLKTGSRVILGKNHVFRFNHPDQVRERREKNSPAETPGNGETVDWNFAQIELLEKQGIDLKAEMEKRLLVLEEQFRKEKEEADQLFEEQRKNYEARIDALQKQVEEQSMTMSMYSSYTPEDFNNIEEDIFVNPLFDAESNWSEREFQLAAWAFRKWKYHQFTSLRDDLWGNAIFLKEANAISVELKKKVQFQFTLLTDTLYSPLPVDLLPAIEDEDDDERPFPRTIVAVEVQDTKNGATHYWTLDKLRQRLELMREMYHNEAELSPTSPDYNIETITGGDPFYDRFPWFRMVGRSFIYLSNLMYPVPLIHKVAIVNEKGDVKGYLRVAVQAVIEEENSEYSSGVRQSARISFEDDLFGNHRYNKRNTLLTQTLEKNQQNLLQEERVVEGSTEVKDSKESKDDEEVGDADSGRGDSSVSSDMKEEELPEHLQPGVEFTFRVTVLQAMGISTEYADIFCQFNFLHRHDEAFSTEPVKNAGKGNPPLGFYHVQNITVTVTKSFLEYLKTQPIVFEVFGHYQQHPLHKDAKLEYSARQPPKRMLPPSIPISQPVRSPKFGSVLPSPSTSHVHAKYDVLVWFEICELAPNGEYVPSVVDHSDDLPCRGLFLLHQGIQRRIRITIVHEHASELRWKDVRELVVGRIRNTPEPEEEDNDSSVLSLGLFPGEYLEIPGDDRCMFRFEAAWDSSLHNSALLNRVTSYGEQIFMTISAYLELENCGRPAIITKDLSMIIYGRDARVGPRSLKHLFSGHYRNQEANRLSGVYELVLRRASEAGVQRRQRRVLDTSSTYVRGEENLHGWRPRGDSLIFDHQWELEKLTRLEEVERVRHTLLLRERLGIDKVPFCNKTAHDFTKSEKEVCNMVAKATNEPHASPIKLKKSASKDVYEPWEMTDRERELATKCVKLIQGRIPSKEPIVLSDVSPGEDAITDMSTSMISSVMSTSSQESVYQHKCDGFKQPTGIIVRTRSKSCIFRLSSPERARLQELQDSMMAGESASQVNSMAPAPLGSSSPLKESLVLYVPEVEEIRISPVIARKGYLNILEHKTNGWKKRWVAVRRPYVFIFREEKDPVERALINLATAQVEYSEDQLAMVKVPNTFSVVTKHRGYLLQTLGDKEVYDWLYAINPLLAGQIRSKLARKGPGSNIAPITLAPPPEPQTQAK; encoded by the exons ATGTCGTCGGTGAAGGTGGCGGTCCGGGTGCGGCCCTTCAATAACCGTGAATTATCCCGAGAAGCTCAATGCATCATCGATATGGTTGGCAACACGACGT CTATCATAAATCCGAAAGCACCACCTGGTACCAAAGATGCTATCAAGAGCTTCAATTACGATTACTCCTATTTTTCTATGGAC CCGAACGATGAAAACTACTCTTCACAAATAATGGTGTATAAGGATATTGGAGAGGAGATGTTGCAGCATGCATTCGAGG GGTACAACGTATGTATCTTTGCTTATGGTCAAACCGGCGCGGGAAAATCTTATACGATGATGGGAAAGCAAGAAGAGGGCCAGGAAGGAATTATCCCACAAATATGTGACGATCTGTTTAGAAAAATCAGTAGAAATTCAAGTGATCATCTCAAATACTCCGTTGAAGTGAGCTACATGGAAATATATTGCGAACGAGTGCGTGATTTACttaatccgaaaaacaaaGGAAATTTACGAGTCAGAGAACATCCACTGCTGGGTCCTTATGTCGAAGATTTATCTAAGTTAGCAGTGATGTCGTATCAAGATATTCATGATCTTATTGACGAAGGCAATAAAGCcag GACTGTTGCGGCTACAAACATGAACGAAACATCCAGCAGATCCCACGCAGTgttcacaatattttttacacaacaAAGACACGACAGTACAACAGATCTAATCACGGAGAAAGTCAGTAAAATCTCACTGGTTGATTTGGCTGGCTCTGAAAGAGCAGATTCTACCGGTGCAAAAGGCACAAGACTCAAAGAAGGTGCCAATATCAATAAGAGTTTGACTACTCTGGGAAAAGTTATCAGTGCATTAGCTGAAATT gcaacgaaaaagaagaagaaagcaGACTTCATCCCATACAGAGATTCGGTTTTGACATGGTTACTCCGTGAAAATCTTGGTGGAAATTCGAAGACCGCTATGATTGCAGCTGTTAGCCCAGCTGACATTAATTACGATGAAACTCTTTCCACATTGAG atatgCAGACAGAGCAAAACAGATTGTTTGCAAAGCTGTTGTCAATGAGGATGCTAATGCTAAACTTATTAgagaattgaaagaagaaattcagAAGCTGCGGGAGCTTCTAAAACAGGAGGGCATCGACGTACAAGAAG GGCCAGATGGTAAAGTCActtatgaaaagaaagaaccTA GAGATGAACCACAAACGATGAAAACTTCCAAGAGAGAGGACGATATTAAAGAAACAAGACAACGAGTACCATCACATCCCGCGTCTGCCATTGCCGAAGAGGCTGTAGACCAGCTACAAGCTAGTGAGAAACTTATAGCTG AATTGAACGAAACTTGGGAGGATAAAttgaaacgaacggaatcaaTACGTCTACAGAGAGAAGCTGTGTTTGCTGAAATGGGTGTCGCCGTAAAAGAAGACGGCATGACCGTTGGtgtattttcaccaaaaaagaCACCGCATTTAGTAAATCTCAATGAAGATCCATTCATGTCCGAGTGTCTCATTTACTACATTAAAGATGGTTTCACAAGAATTGGTTCTGCCGAAGCAAACATCCCACAGGATATACAATTATGTGGACCACACATTTTGAGCGAGCATTGTGTATTTGAGAATCACGAGGGTATTATCACATTGATGCCAAAGAAGGGAGCACTAATATACGTGAATGGCCGCGAGATCACAGAGCCAATCGTTCTCAAAACTGGATCTCGAGTAATATTGGGAAAGAATCACGTGTTTAGATTCAACCACCCTGATCAAg TGCGGGAGCGGCGTGAGAAAAATTCACCAGCTGAAACACCAGGCAATGGTGAGACTGTGGATTGGAATTTTGCACAGATTGAACTGCTTGAGAAACAAGGTATTGACTTGAAAGCTGAGATGGAAAAAAGACTATTAGTCCTCGAGGAACAATTCcgcaaagagaaagaagaagcagaTCAGCTCTTTGAGGAACAAAGGAAG AATTATGAGGCTCGAATTGACGCTCTACAAAAGCAGGTTGAAGAGCAGAGCATGACAATGTCTATGTACAGTAGTTACACACCAGAAGATTTCAATAACATTGAAGAAGATATCTTTG TCAACCCCTTATTTGACGCAGAGAGCAACTGGAGTGAGCGCGAATTCCAGCTAGCAGCATGGGCATTTCGCAAATGGAAATATCATCAGTTTACTAGTCTTCGAGATGACTTGTGGGGTAACGCAATTTTCCTCAAGGAAGCTAACGCCATTTCCGTAGAACTTAAGAAAAAG GTTCAGTTTCAGTTCACACTTCTGACAGACACATTATATTCACCATTGCCAGTTGACTTGTTACCAGCTATAGAGGATGAAGATGACGATGAGAGGCCCTTCCCTCGTACTATCGTGGCTGTTGAGGTCCAAGACACGAAAAATGGTGCTACACATTACTGGACTCTCGATAAGCTAAg GCAAAGACTGGAGTTAATGCGAGAAATGTATCACAACGAAGCTGAGTTGTCGCCAACTTCGCCAGACTATAATATTGAAACCATTACCGGTGGCGATCCCTTCTATGATAGATTCCCATGGTTCCGGATGGTTGGAAG ATCCTTCATATACCTGAGCAATCTTATGTACCCTGTACCACTTATTCACAAAGTTGCTATTGTTAATGAAAAAGGAGATGTAAAGGGTTACTTAAGAGTTGCTGTTCAAGCTGTTATCG AAGAGGAAAACAGCGAATATTCGAGTGGCGTCAGACAGTCTGCTCGTATATCATTTGAAGATGATCTCTTTGGTAACCACAGATATAACAAACGAAATACCCTTCTTACACAAACTCTTGAAAAGAATCAGCAAAATCTTTTGCAAGAAGAACGCGTGGTTGAAGGATCAACCGAAGTGAAAGATTCTAAGGAGAGTAAGGATGACGAAGAAGTCGGTGATGCTGATAGTGGCAGAGGTGATAGTTCCGTATCTAGTGATATGAAAGAGGAAGAATTGCCGGAACATCTCCAGCCTGGAGTTGAATTTACCTTTAGAGTGACGGTACTACAAGCAATGGGAATTTCTACAGAATATGCAGATATTTTCTGTCAATTCAA ctTTTTGCATAGACATGACGAAGCTTTCTCAACTGAACCTGTTAAAAACGCTGGTAAAGGAAATCCACCATTGGGATTCTATCATGTACAGAAT aTAACAGTGACAGTCACCAAATCTTTCTTGGAATACCTGAAAACTCAACCTATTGTATTCGAAGTATTTGGTCACTATCAACAGCATCCATTACACAAAGATGCCAAGTTGGAGTA CAGTGCTAGGCAGCCACCAAAGAGGATGCTTCCACCTTCTATTCCCATCAGTCAACCAGTTCGTTCACCGAAGTTTGGCAGCGTGTTACCATCACCTAGCACATCGCATGTTCATGCTAAATATGATGTGCTAGTGTGGTTCGAAATTTGTGAACTTGCCCCTAATGGAGAATATGTACCGTCAGTAGTTGACCACAGCGATGATTTACCTTGCCGcggattatttttacttcatcAAGGAATCCAACGTCGTATTCGTATTACGATTGTTCACGAACATGCATCCGAACTTCGATGGAAAGATGTGAGAGAACTTGTTGTAGGACGTATTCGCAACACACCTGAACCTGAAGAAGAGGATAATGATTCTTCAGTATTATCTCTTGGTCTCTTCCCTGGAGAGTATTTGGAAATTCCGGGAGATGACAGATGCATGTTTAGATTTGAAGCAGCCTGGGACAGCTCTTTGCATAATTCAGCATTATTAAACAGAGTAACATCCTACGGAGAACAAATCTTTATGACCATTTCGGCTTACTTGGAA CTTGAAAACTGTGGAAGGCCAGCTATTATAACGAAGGATCTCAGTATGATCATCTACGGGAGGGATGCAAGAGTCGGCCCACGATCTCTGAAGCATTTGTTTAGTGGTCACTATCGAAATCAAGAAGCTAACAGACTCAGTGGTGTCTACGAGTTGGTTTTACGACGTGCGTCTGAAGCAG GAGTACAAAGACGACAACGTAGAGTACTAGATACAAGTTCTACTTACGTTAGGGGTGAAGAAAACCTCCATGGATGGAGACCACGAGGTGATAGCTTGATTTTTGATCATCAATGGGAATTGGAAAAGCTTACTAGACTTGAAGAAGTAGAGCGAGTTCGGCACACTCTTTTACTCCGAGAAAGACTTGGAATTGATAAAGTTCCATTTTGCAATAAAACTGCACATGATTTTACCAAAAGTGAAAAA GAGGTATGCAATATGGTAGCAAAAGCCACTAACGAACCACATGCTAGCCCAATTAAACTCAAAAAATCTGCAAGCAAGGATGTCTATGAGCCTTGGGAAATGACAGATCGAGAGCGAGAACTTGCTACCAAATGTGTAAAGTTAATACAGGGGAGAATTCCCAGCAAAGAGCCAATCGTTTTGTCAGATGTTTCACCTGGGGAGGATGCTATAACTGATATGTCTACATCCATGATTTCATCAGTTATGTCTACGTCATCACAAGAGTCAGTATATCAACACAAATGTGATGGTTTTAAACAG CCGACAGGAATAATAGTCCGGACCCGATCTAAGTCGTGCATCTTTAGGTTGAGTTCTCCGGAGCGTGCTCGGCTCCAGGAACTCCAGGATAGTATGATGGCCGGGGAATCTGCTAGTCAAGTAAACAGTATGGCTCCAGCACCCCTTGGTTCTTCGTCACCATTGAAAGAAAGTTTAGTTCTATATGTACCAGAGGTTGAAGAAATTCGCATCAGCCCTGTTATTGCCAGGAAAGGATATTTGAATATCTTGGAACATAAAACTAATGGCTGGAAGAAACGATGGGTG GCTGTTCGTAGGCCTTACGTTTTTATCTTTAGAGAGGAAAAAGATCCGGTTGAACGAGCATTAATCAATCTTGCTACTGCACAAGTTGAATATTCTGAGGACCAATTAGCAATGGTCAAAGTACCTAATACATTCAG CGTGGTAACTAAACATCGAGGTTACCTGCTCCAAACACTTGGTGATAAGGAAGTCTACGACTGGCTTTATGCTATCAATCCGTTACTTGCTGGACAAATTAG GTCAAAACTGGCTCGCAAAGGTCCTGGTTCCAATATCGCTCCTATTACGCTAGCTCCACCTCCAGAACCTCAGACACAAGCTAAGTGA
- the LOC124416332 gene encoding kinesin-like protein unc-104 isoform X16 → MSSVKVAVRVRPFNNRELSREAQCIIDMVGNTTSIINPKAPPGTKDAIKSFNYDYSYFSMDPNDENYSSQIMVYKDIGEEMLQHAFEGYNVCIFAYGQTGAGKSYTMMGKQEEGQEGIIPQICDDLFRKISRNSSDHLKYSVEVSYMEIYCERVRDLLNPKNKGNLRVREHPLLGPYVEDLSKLAVMSYQDIHDLIDEGNKARTVAATNMNETSSRSHAVFTIFFTQQRHDSTTDLITEKVSKISLVDLAGSERADSTGAKGTRLKEGANINKSLTTLGKVISALAEIATKKKKKADFIPYRDSVLTWLLRENLGGNSKTAMIAAVSPADINYDETLSTLRYADRAKQIVCKAVVNEDANAKLIRELKEEIQKLRELLKQEGIDVQEGPDGKVTYEKKEPRDEPQTMKTSKREDDIKETRQRVPSHPASAIAEEAVDQLQASEKLIAELNETWEDKLKRTESIRLQREAVFAEMGVAVKEDGMTVGVFSPKKTPHLVNLNEDPFMSECLIYYIKDGFTRIGSAEANIPQDIQLCGPHILSEHCVFENHEGIITLMPKKGALIYVNGREITEPIVLKTGSRVILGKNHVFRFNHPDQVRERREKNSPAETPGNGETVDWNFAQIELLEKQGIDLKAEMEKRLLVLEEQFRKEKEEADQLFEEQRKNYEARIDALQKQVEEQSMTMSMYSSYTPEDFNNIEEDIFVNPLFDAESNWSEREFQLAAWAFRKWKYHQFTSLRDDLWGNAIFLKEANAISVELKKKVQFQFTLLTDTLYSPLPVDLLPAIEDEDDDERPFPRTIVAVEVQDTKNGATHYWTLDKLRQRLELMRHIYNEDLSPSTPEAKEDFFPCLTVCSNQKFSLANLLPSRQRLELMREMYHNEAELSPTSPDYNIETITGGDPFYDRFPWFRMVGRSFIYLSNLMYPVPLIHKVAIVNEKGDVKGYLRVAVQAVIEEENSEYSSGVRQSARISFEDDLFGNHRYNKRNTLLTQTLEKNQQNLLQEERVVEGSTEVKDSKESKDDEEVGDADSGRGDSSVSSDMKEEELPEHLQPGVEFTFRVTVLQAMGISTEYADIFCQFNFLHRHDEAFSTEPVKNAGKGNPPLGFYHVQNITVTVTKSFLEYLKTQPIVFEVFGHYQQHPLHKDAKLEYSARQPPKRMLPPSIPISQPVRSPKFGSVLPSPSTSHVHAKYDVLVWFEICELAPNGEYVPSVVDHSDDLPCRGLFLLHQGIQRRIRITIVHEHASELRWKDVRELVVGRIRNTPEPEEEDNDSSVLSLGLFPGEYLEIPGDDRCMFRFEAAWDSSLHNSALLNRVTSYGEQIFMTISAYLELENCGRPAIITKDLSMIIYGRDARVGPRSLKHLFSGHYRNQEANRLSGVYELVLRRASEAGSPGVQRRQRRVLDTSSTYVRGEENLHGWRPRGDSLIFDHQWELEKLTRLEEVERVRHTLLLRERLGIDKVPFCNKTAHDFTKSEKEVCNMVAKATNEPHASPIKLKKSASKDVYEPWEMTDRERELATKCVKLIQGRIPSKEPIVLSDVSPGEDAITDMSTSMISSVMSTSSQELSSPERARLQELQDSMMAGESASQVNSMAPAPLGSSSPLKESLVLYVPEVEEIRISPVIARKGYLNILEHKTNGWKKRWVAVRRPYVFIFREEKDPVERALINLATAQVEYSEDQLAMVKVPNTFSVVTKHRGYLLQTLGDKEVYDWLYAINPLLAGQIRSKLARKGPGSNIAPITLAPPPEPQTQAK, encoded by the exons ATGTCGTCGGTGAAGGTGGCGGTCCGGGTGCGGCCCTTCAATAACCGTGAATTATCCCGAGAAGCTCAATGCATCATCGATATGGTTGGCAACACGACGT CTATCATAAATCCGAAAGCACCACCTGGTACCAAAGATGCTATCAAGAGCTTCAATTACGATTACTCCTATTTTTCTATGGAC CCGAACGATGAAAACTACTCTTCACAAATAATGGTGTATAAGGATATTGGAGAGGAGATGTTGCAGCATGCATTCGAGG GGTACAACGTATGTATCTTTGCTTATGGTCAAACCGGCGCGGGAAAATCTTATACGATGATGGGAAAGCAAGAAGAGGGCCAGGAAGGAATTATCCCACAAATATGTGACGATCTGTTTAGAAAAATCAGTAGAAATTCAAGTGATCATCTCAAATACTCCGTTGAAGTGAGCTACATGGAAATATATTGCGAACGAGTGCGTGATTTACttaatccgaaaaacaaaGGAAATTTACGAGTCAGAGAACATCCACTGCTGGGTCCTTATGTCGAAGATTTATCTAAGTTAGCAGTGATGTCGTATCAAGATATTCATGATCTTATTGACGAAGGCAATAAAGCcag GACTGTTGCGGCTACAAACATGAACGAAACATCCAGCAGATCCCACGCAGTgttcacaatattttttacacaacaAAGACACGACAGTACAACAGATCTAATCACGGAGAAAGTCAGTAAAATCTCACTGGTTGATTTGGCTGGCTCTGAAAGAGCAGATTCTACCGGTGCAAAAGGCACAAGACTCAAAGAAGGTGCCAATATCAATAAGAGTTTGACTACTCTGGGAAAAGTTATCAGTGCATTAGCTGAAATT gcaacgaaaaagaagaagaaagcaGACTTCATCCCATACAGAGATTCGGTTTTGACATGGTTACTCCGTGAAAATCTTGGTGGAAATTCGAAGACCGCTATGATTGCAGCTGTTAGCCCAGCTGACATTAATTACGATGAAACTCTTTCCACATTGAG atatgCAGACAGAGCAAAACAGATTGTTTGCAAAGCTGTTGTCAATGAGGATGCTAATGCTAAACTTATTAgagaattgaaagaagaaattcagAAGCTGCGGGAGCTTCTAAAACAGGAGGGCATCGACGTACAAGAAG GGCCAGATGGTAAAGTCActtatgaaaagaaagaaccTA GAGATGAACCACAAACGATGAAAACTTCCAAGAGAGAGGACGATATTAAAGAAACAAGACAACGAGTACCATCACATCCCGCGTCTGCCATTGCCGAAGAGGCTGTAGACCAGCTACAAGCTAGTGAGAAACTTATAGCTG AATTGAACGAAACTTGGGAGGATAAAttgaaacgaacggaatcaaTACGTCTACAGAGAGAAGCTGTGTTTGCTGAAATGGGTGTCGCCGTAAAAGAAGACGGCATGACCGTTGGtgtattttcaccaaaaaagaCACCGCATTTAGTAAATCTCAATGAAGATCCATTCATGTCCGAGTGTCTCATTTACTACATTAAAGATGGTTTCACAAGAATTGGTTCTGCCGAAGCAAACATCCCACAGGATATACAATTATGTGGACCACACATTTTGAGCGAGCATTGTGTATTTGAGAATCACGAGGGTATTATCACATTGATGCCAAAGAAGGGAGCACTAATATACGTGAATGGCCGCGAGATCACAGAGCCAATCGTTCTCAAAACTGGATCTCGAGTAATATTGGGAAAGAATCACGTGTTTAGATTCAACCACCCTGATCAAg TGCGGGAGCGGCGTGAGAAAAATTCACCAGCTGAAACACCAGGCAATGGTGAGACTGTGGATTGGAATTTTGCACAGATTGAACTGCTTGAGAAACAAGGTATTGACTTGAAAGCTGAGATGGAAAAAAGACTATTAGTCCTCGAGGAACAATTCcgcaaagagaaagaagaagcagaTCAGCTCTTTGAGGAACAAAGGAAG AATTATGAGGCTCGAATTGACGCTCTACAAAAGCAGGTTGAAGAGCAGAGCATGACAATGTCTATGTACAGTAGTTACACACCAGAAGATTTCAATAACATTGAAGAAGATATCTTTG TCAACCCCTTATTTGACGCAGAGAGCAACTGGAGTGAGCGCGAATTCCAGCTAGCAGCATGGGCATTTCGCAAATGGAAATATCATCAGTTTACTAGTCTTCGAGATGACTTGTGGGGTAACGCAATTTTCCTCAAGGAAGCTAACGCCATTTCCGTAGAACTTAAGAAAAAG GTTCAGTTTCAGTTCACACTTCTGACAGACACATTATATTCACCATTGCCAGTTGACTTGTTACCAGCTATAGAGGATGAAGATGACGATGAGAGGCCCTTCCCTCGTACTATCGTGGCTGTTGAGGTCCAAGACACGAAAAATGGTGCTACACATTACTGGACTCTCGATAAGCTAAg ACAGCGCTTGGAGTTGATGCGACACATATACAATGAAGACTTGAGTCCCAGCACTCCGGAGGCCAAAGAGGATTTTTTCCCATGCCTTACAGTCTGCTCTAATCAGAAGTTCTCACTCGCAAATCTTTTGCCTTCGAG GCAAAGACTGGAGTTAATGCGAGAAATGTATCACAACGAAGCTGAGTTGTCGCCAACTTCGCCAGACTATAATATTGAAACCATTACCGGTGGCGATCCCTTCTATGATAGATTCCCATGGTTCCGGATGGTTGGAAG ATCCTTCATATACCTGAGCAATCTTATGTACCCTGTACCACTTATTCACAAAGTTGCTATTGTTAATGAAAAAGGAGATGTAAAGGGTTACTTAAGAGTTGCTGTTCAAGCTGTTATCG AAGAGGAAAACAGCGAATATTCGAGTGGCGTCAGACAGTCTGCTCGTATATCATTTGAAGATGATCTCTTTGGTAACCACAGATATAACAAACGAAATACCCTTCTTACACAAACTCTTGAAAAGAATCAGCAAAATCTTTTGCAAGAAGAACGCGTGGTTGAAGGATCAACCGAAGTGAAAGATTCTAAGGAGAGTAAGGATGACGAAGAAGTCGGTGATGCTGATAGTGGCAGAGGTGATAGTTCCGTATCTAGTGATATGAAAGAGGAAGAATTGCCGGAACATCTCCAGCCTGGAGTTGAATTTACCTTTAGAGTGACGGTACTACAAGCAATGGGAATTTCTACAGAATATGCAGATATTTTCTGTCAATTCAA ctTTTTGCATAGACATGACGAAGCTTTCTCAACTGAACCTGTTAAAAACGCTGGTAAAGGAAATCCACCATTGGGATTCTATCATGTACAGAAT aTAACAGTGACAGTCACCAAATCTTTCTTGGAATACCTGAAAACTCAACCTATTGTATTCGAAGTATTTGGTCACTATCAACAGCATCCATTACACAAAGATGCCAAGTTGGAGTA CAGTGCTAGGCAGCCACCAAAGAGGATGCTTCCACCTTCTATTCCCATCAGTCAACCAGTTCGTTCACCGAAGTTTGGCAGCGTGTTACCATCACCTAGCACATCGCATGTTCATGCTAAATATGATGTGCTAGTGTGGTTCGAAATTTGTGAACTTGCCCCTAATGGAGAATATGTACCGTCAGTAGTTGACCACAGCGATGATTTACCTTGCCGcggattatttttacttcatcAAGGAATCCAACGTCGTATTCGTATTACGATTGTTCACGAACATGCATCCGAACTTCGATGGAAAGATGTGAGAGAACTTGTTGTAGGACGTATTCGCAACACACCTGAACCTGAAGAAGAGGATAATGATTCTTCAGTATTATCTCTTGGTCTCTTCCCTGGAGAGTATTTGGAAATTCCGGGAGATGACAGATGCATGTTTAGATTTGAAGCAGCCTGGGACAGCTCTTTGCATAATTCAGCATTATTAAACAGAGTAACATCCTACGGAGAACAAATCTTTATGACCATTTCGGCTTACTTGGAA CTTGAAAACTGTGGAAGGCCAGCTATTATAACGAAGGATCTCAGTATGATCATCTACGGGAGGGATGCAAGAGTCGGCCCACGATCTCTGAAGCATTTGTTTAGTGGTCACTATCGAAATCAAGAAGCTAACAGACTCAGTGGTGTCTACGAGTTGGTTTTACGACGTGCGTCTGAAGCAGGTAGCCCAG GAGTACAAAGACGACAACGTAGAGTACTAGATACAAGTTCTACTTACGTTAGGGGTGAAGAAAACCTCCATGGATGGAGACCACGAGGTGATAGCTTGATTTTTGATCATCAATGGGAATTGGAAAAGCTTACTAGACTTGAAGAAGTAGAGCGAGTTCGGCACACTCTTTTACTCCGAGAAAGACTTGGAATTGATAAAGTTCCATTTTGCAATAAAACTGCACATGATTTTACCAAAAGTGAAAAA GAGGTATGCAATATGGTAGCAAAAGCCACTAACGAACCACATGCTAGCCCAATTAAACTCAAAAAATCTGCAAGCAAGGATGTCTATGAGCCTTGGGAAATGACAGATCGAGAGCGAGAACTTGCTACCAAATGTGTAAAGTTAATACAGGGGAGAATTCCCAGCAAAGAGCCAATCGTTTTGTCAGATGTTTCACCTGGGGAGGATGCTATAACTGATATGTCTACATCCATGATTTCATCAGTTATGTCTACGTCATCACAAGA GTTGAGTTCTCCGGAGCGTGCTCGGCTCCAGGAACTCCAGGATAGTATGATGGCCGGGGAATCTGCTAGTCAAGTAAACAGTATGGCTCCAGCACCCCTTGGTTCTTCGTCACCATTGAAAGAAAGTTTAGTTCTATATGTACCAGAGGTTGAAGAAATTCGCATCAGCCCTGTTATTGCCAGGAAAGGATATTTGAATATCTTGGAACATAAAACTAATGGCTGGAAGAAACGATGGGTG GCTGTTCGTAGGCCTTACGTTTTTATCTTTAGAGAGGAAAAAGATCCGGTTGAACGAGCATTAATCAATCTTGCTACTGCACAAGTTGAATATTCTGAGGACCAATTAGCAATGGTCAAAGTACCTAATACATTCAG CGTGGTAACTAAACATCGAGGTTACCTGCTCCAAACACTTGGTGATAAGGAAGTCTACGACTGGCTTTATGCTATCAATCCGTTACTTGCTGGACAAATTAG GTCAAAACTGGCTCGCAAAGGTCCTGGTTCCAATATCGCTCCTATTACGCTAGCTCCACCTCCAGAACCTCAGACACAAGCTAAGTGA